Proteins encoded within one genomic window of Cytophagales bacterium:
- a CDS encoding PadR family transcriptional regulator has translation MKRTNLGELEEIILLIVASLEDQAYGILIQEEVEKQCDRKISISSVHNVLHRLEEKGFLKAAYSDPTPERGGKRKLIFTLTAAGKKAMEDARSLRDKLWNNIPTFKLSNS, from the coding sequence ATGAAGAGAACGAACCTTGGCGAGCTGGAAGAAATTATATTATTGATCGTTGCCAGTCTCGAAGATCAGGCCTACGGGATATTGATCCAGGAGGAAGTAGAGAAGCAATGTGATCGCAAAATATCGATCAGCTCGGTTCACAATGTCCTACATCGCCTGGAAGAAAAGGGCTTCTTAAAAGCGGCTTACAGTGACCCAACTCCTGAGCGAGGAGGGAAGCGTAAACTGATCTTTACCCTGACTGCAGCAGGTAAAAAGGCCATGGAAGATGCCCGGAGCCTGCGTGACAAATTGTGGAATAACATTCCGACATTCAAATTGAGTAATTCATGA
- a CDS encoding helix-turn-helix domain-containing protein, which yields MELTLLFHLLIAFGALQALFLALILGTRKQEKATRLFALFLFIEGFTLIERLVAETGLMANLPHLLGISYPLNFIKSPMLLLLALLITQSHFKIRRVHLWHTFPFWLMLLMNVPFYLMTGEEKVEQVTAFIDYVPAYNSFNFWYFLSFFLYLGVYLYFSIKTLSYYCARIKTNPLANGYLRVLYLHSTLLLIQLLHFLLRPSGWVEFPFINEASMLLMTFLIQSIAYTFLTRSKFMEAQGKKFDPDLDQLTVDGQKIRTQFETEKSFLKDDLSLESFAEELDLSKNRVSEVINQSFGTSFKELLGKYRVEEAKRLMAEQNGQETSIIQIGLRAGFNNKVSFYRTFKKQTGKSPTEYFKDYSINS from the coding sequence ATGGAGTTAACGCTACTTTTTCATCTATTGATTGCCTTCGGTGCGCTGCAGGCCTTGTTCCTTGCTCTGATTCTGGGCACAAGAAAGCAAGAAAAGGCAACCAGGCTCTTTGCCCTCTTTCTGTTCATTGAAGGATTCACGCTGATTGAAAGGCTGGTAGCTGAAACGGGATTGATGGCCAACCTTCCTCATCTGCTGGGCATCAGCTATCCGTTGAATTTCATCAAATCTCCCATGCTCTTGCTGCTGGCCCTGTTGATCACTCAATCCCACTTTAAAATTCGTCGTGTACATCTGTGGCATACCTTTCCTTTTTGGTTGATGCTGCTGATGAATGTTCCATTTTACTTGATGACCGGGGAAGAAAAAGTCGAGCAAGTCACCGCGTTCATTGATTATGTCCCCGCTTATAATAGTTTCAATTTCTGGTACTTCCTTTCGTTCTTCTTGTACCTGGGAGTATACCTTTATTTCAGCATTAAGACACTCAGTTATTATTGCGCGCGCATCAAAACTAATCCGCTCGCTAATGGCTACCTGAGGGTGCTCTATCTGCATTCCACTCTTCTATTGATTCAACTGCTCCATTTTTTGTTACGACCTTCCGGCTGGGTTGAGTTTCCGTTCATCAATGAAGCGAGCATGTTGCTGATGACTTTCCTCATTCAGTCCATTGCTTATACTTTCCTGACGCGATCAAAATTCATGGAAGCACAGGGAAAGAAATTTGACCCGGATCTCGATCAGCTGACCGTAGACGGTCAAAAGATCAGGACACAATTTGAAACGGAAAAGTCATTCTTAAAAGATGACTTGAGTCTCGAGTCATTTGCAGAAGAATTGGATCTTTCCAAAAACAGGGTATCGGAAGTGATCAATCAAAGTTTTGGAACCAGTTTCAAAGAGCTATTGGGAAAATATCGGGTAGAAGAAGCCAAACGACTGATGGCAGAGCAAAATGGTCAGGAAACTTCCATTATTCAGATTGGGTTGAGAGCGGGATTTAACAACAAAGTAAGCTTTTACCGTACCTTCAAAAAACAAACGGGGAAGTCACCTACTGAGTATTTTAAGGATTATTCAATAAATTCTTGA
- a CDS encoding SRPBCC family protein has product MKFEGHIDIQQSIDIVTRLFADPQYLGEYQEGFVKKELVSGTAGQKGAISNMYYQHGKHEMELKETILNNELPNAFEAFYHHKHMDNTMRCTFESLGEKATRYSWHVDYTRINWVMPRLIAILFPGAYTKPAKKWMENFKQFAEAYTD; this is encoded by the coding sequence ATGAAATTTGAAGGACACATCGATATCCAGCAATCCATTGACATAGTGACCAGACTGTTTGCGGATCCACAATACCTGGGTGAGTATCAGGAAGGTTTTGTTAAGAAAGAATTAGTGAGTGGTACCGCAGGACAAAAAGGGGCCATTTCCAACATGTACTACCAACATGGTAAGCATGAAATGGAACTCAAAGAAACGATCCTCAATAATGAACTTCCCAACGCATTTGAGGCTTTCTATCACCACAAACACATGGACAATACCATGCGTTGTACATTTGAATCACTTGGTGAGAAAGCAACACGTTACTCCTGGCACGTGGATTATACGCGCATCAATTGGGTGATGCCACGCCTGATCGCCATACTATTCCCTGGAGCTTACACCAAGCCCGCCAAAAAATGGATGGAGAACTTCAAACAATTTGCGGAGGCCTACACGGATTAG
- a CDS encoding NUDIX domain-containing protein, whose amino-acid sequence MARPKISLTVDGVIFGYDPTPRVSVLLVKRKYDPYKDQWAIPGGFVKQDESLEEAVYRELEEETGVKINYLEQLYTFGTPGRDPRGRVVSVAYFGLVRPDSFIVEASSDAKEVQWFDIQHLPQIAFDHAKVLEVAIARLRAKITYEPIGFELLEKKFPFSDLENLYTTLLGRSIDRRNFRKKILSFDMLDELDEKVKKGAGRPANLFQFNEQRYFQLKEEGIIFEI is encoded by the coding sequence ATGGCAAGACCCAAGATAAGCCTCACGGTAGACGGAGTGATTTTTGGATATGATCCAACTCCGAGAGTTTCTGTATTGCTGGTAAAACGAAAATATGACCCGTACAAAGACCAATGGGCGATCCCCGGGGGCTTTGTAAAGCAAGACGAATCACTCGAGGAAGCGGTGTACCGAGAATTAGAAGAGGAGACCGGTGTTAAAATCAATTACCTCGAACAACTCTATACCTTCGGAACGCCAGGCCGTGATCCACGAGGAAGGGTAGTATCCGTGGCTTATTTCGGATTGGTTCGGCCCGATTCGTTTATCGTTGAAGCATCCTCCGATGCCAAGGAAGTCCAGTGGTTTGATATACAGCATTTGCCACAAATAGCGTTTGATCATGCGAAGGTGCTGGAGGTTGCTATTGCGCGATTAAGGGCCAAGATCACCTATGAACCCATCGGTTTCGAATTGCTGGAGAAGAAGTTTCCTTTTTCGGATTTGGAAAACCTGTACACTACCTTACTTGGTAGGAGCATTGATCGTCGGAATTTCCGGAAGAAGATTCTCAGCTTCGATATGCTCGATGAGTTGGATGAAAAAGTCAAGAAAGGTGCCGGTCGACCTGCGAATTTGTTTCAATTCAATGAACAACGATACTTTCAGCTAAAGGAAGAAGGAATTATTTTCGAAATTTAA
- a CDS encoding AraC family transcriptional regulator, translated as MNPYLKTSLKDRKPTLLVHQSISDLYQALNLPIEQELEFTIHFLPEIHTHIPFQSPVFRAEYFSFVFIKSGKGQYTIDDQQFSFEDRTVYFTNPGHIKSFDIERSDDAYIITLTETFLRENVNPQIFDEFPFLLAEIVPPMILGEKEYDELENLYQQINLEFRKDSPYKNKILGNLFVVLLLKIKEQFWHAYDPIEEGDRISQIVKSFKQKLEQQFKDQLSNNSHTLFQVQNYARELNLHPNYLSTVIKSKTGKSVNQWINDKQVSTARTLLKTTSLTVKEISYQLGFSEPTHFNRFFKKHTGMTPGDFKSS; from the coding sequence ATGAATCCCTATTTGAAAACCAGTTTGAAAGATCGTAAACCCACTTTGCTAGTTCACCAGTCCATCTCCGACTTGTATCAGGCGCTCAACTTGCCTATCGAACAAGAACTGGAATTTACGATTCATTTCTTACCGGAGATACATACGCATATCCCATTCCAATCGCCAGTATTCAGGGCCGAGTACTTCTCATTTGTATTCATCAAGTCTGGGAAAGGTCAATACACCATCGATGATCAGCAGTTCAGTTTTGAGGATCGAACGGTCTATTTCACCAATCCTGGCCACATCAAATCATTTGATATTGAAAGGTCCGATGATGCCTACATCATCACCCTGACAGAGACGTTTCTTCGGGAAAACGTGAACCCGCAGATCTTCGATGAGTTCCCATTTCTACTCGCGGAGATCGTGCCGCCAATGATCCTGGGCGAAAAAGAGTACGATGAATTAGAAAATCTGTATCAACAGATCAATCTTGAATTCCGGAAAGACTCTCCCTACAAAAACAAAATCCTTGGGAACCTCTTCGTGGTTTTACTCTTGAAAATAAAAGAACAATTTTGGCATGCTTATGACCCCATTGAAGAGGGTGATAGAATTTCACAGATTGTTAAATCATTCAAGCAAAAGCTGGAGCAACAATTCAAAGACCAGTTGAGCAATAATTCCCACACCCTATTCCAGGTGCAGAATTATGCGCGGGAGTTGAATTTGCATCCCAACTATCTGAGTACAGTCATCAAAAGCAAAACGGGCAAGTCTGTCAACCAATGGATCAACGACAAGCAAGTTTCAACCGCCCGGACCCTGCTAAAAACCACTTCCCTGACCGTCAAGGAAATCAGTTATCAATTGGGGTTTAGTGAGCCCACACACTTCAATCGTTTCTTCAAAAAACATACGGGAATGACCCCTGGAGATTTCAAATCCTCCTAA
- a CDS encoding ABC transporter permease → MTEVKPPRFIQWLMSRLCDSYIWESVEGDMHELFTKDMSQGKSRARANFNYAYRSLAFLRFRRMWSVLSSKTPGNPFNMFNFLFKISARNLLKQRVVSVMSLLTLVLGAVSFQLVYSWIHNEAQMNRFHENVDRIYIGTTRLSPNADILVGPVSIFFNLDYSQYPEIEQHISVHQYRPGEIQFIAEGSSFDGTALITDSTFFDLFSFPILYGDQQALSRPDQIIVTERFAKKVWGERDPIGKRVEIKCDRNGVYQVAGVLKNIPSSSSIAFDYLVPKYSQALWRRMPQNLLLLAKDAQVEPLNEKLTALTPESRFKEATVDFFPLAEVYQSAPFNVSFFSKYGDATNQKVMNVVAVSLLLIMVFGFVNIQSTALLTMTRKLGVKRVIGAQRGALIFEVMVNMLLYFLIAVGVAFFTIRLLFEKYTLFMELHIDPDPLLDLMVISMVVGGAVFATVLIQVFRIQGINALQALTGKVNFFKVAYRQRIATALQYAVSISLLIATAIIYLQIKFMLNKEIGLNQENILQTRFLEIMPSARQDSVERARLLNKYNFAMDQLHQRADILAVTHGQAPLDFAYANSWKLVGSSDDYLPLKTIRVDPGYQQVFDLEVLKGRFFSDSLDHNDDLKVVINEAALKSWGVEDLEGMSIEAEPRGRSEERKFRVIGVVKDFHYEHLSQAIQPLVMPYFYYEDTDIQVRHAPGKEKETMELLEQLYHQVNTAGFFQATRFEDQVSQQYLKEKKTNKIYLSFGIVTLFLSCLSMFTFTFHETKRRTKEIGIRKVNGATIPNIFQMLTSSFLTTIGIAFLISCPIVAYFMNQWLTNFANRISLDWWVFLGIGVTVAGLALLVITWHVLKVARINPVETLRYE, encoded by the coding sequence ATGACTGAAGTAAAGCCACCAAGATTCATCCAATGGTTGATGTCCCGACTTTGCGATTCCTACATCTGGGAAAGTGTGGAAGGAGACATGCATGAACTGTTCACGAAGGACATGAGCCAGGGTAAAAGTAGGGCCCGGGCCAATTTCAACTATGCCTATCGGTCACTGGCTTTTCTCAGGTTTCGACGGATGTGGTCCGTACTTTCTTCCAAAACTCCCGGTAATCCTTTCAATATGTTCAATTTCCTTTTCAAAATAAGTGCCCGAAATCTCTTGAAACAAAGGGTGGTGTCGGTGATGAGCCTCCTGACACTCGTTTTAGGAGCGGTCAGTTTTCAATTGGTCTACTCCTGGATACACAATGAAGCCCAGATGAATCGGTTCCATGAAAATGTAGATCGGATTTATATTGGTACCACCAGATTATCACCGAATGCAGATATCCTCGTTGGCCCTGTGAGCATATTCTTTAATCTGGATTATTCGCAATATCCCGAAATAGAGCAGCACATTTCCGTGCATCAATACCGACCAGGAGAGATCCAATTTATCGCAGAAGGCAGCAGTTTCGATGGGACCGCATTAATAACAGACAGCACCTTTTTTGACTTATTTAGTTTTCCCATCCTTTACGGAGATCAGCAAGCACTCTCTCGACCAGATCAAATCATCGTTACAGAACGATTTGCAAAAAAGGTGTGGGGAGAACGAGATCCTATAGGTAAACGTGTAGAAATCAAGTGTGACCGAAATGGTGTTTATCAGGTAGCTGGTGTCCTGAAGAACATACCTTCCAGTAGTTCAATAGCATTTGATTACCTTGTTCCAAAGTATTCACAAGCGCTCTGGCGGAGGATGCCGCAAAACCTGCTTCTGCTGGCTAAAGACGCTCAAGTAGAACCACTCAATGAAAAACTAACGGCGTTGACTCCTGAAAGTCGCTTCAAGGAAGCTACTGTTGATTTTTTTCCATTGGCTGAAGTTTATCAATCAGCACCTTTCAACGTTAGCTTCTTTTCAAAGTATGGTGATGCAACCAATCAAAAGGTGATGAATGTGGTGGCTGTGTCGCTGTTGCTGATCATGGTTTTCGGCTTTGTCAACATTCAAAGCACAGCGTTGCTGACCATGACCAGAAAACTAGGTGTCAAGCGCGTCATCGGTGCACAGCGAGGTGCGCTGATTTTTGAAGTGATGGTCAATATGTTGTTGTATTTTCTGATCGCTGTTGGGGTTGCCTTTTTTACGATCCGGCTATTATTTGAAAAGTATACCCTATTCATGGAATTGCACATTGATCCTGATCCCCTATTGGACCTTATGGTAATCAGTATGGTAGTTGGGGGTGCAGTTTTTGCAACTGTTCTCATTCAAGTTTTTAGAATACAGGGGATCAATGCCTTGCAAGCGCTTACAGGAAAGGTCAATTTCTTTAAAGTCGCTTACCGTCAGCGAATCGCAACCGCCTTGCAATATGCTGTATCCATTTCCTTACTGATCGCCACGGCGATTATTTATCTGCAGATCAAATTCATGCTCAATAAAGAGATTGGATTGAATCAGGAGAACATCCTGCAAACCCGGTTTCTGGAAATCATGCCATCTGCCAGACAAGACAGTGTGGAGCGCGCTCGGTTACTTAATAAATACAACTTTGCGATGGATCAATTGCATCAACGTGCGGATATCCTCGCTGTGACTCATGGACAGGCACCGCTTGATTTTGCCTATGCCAATTCCTGGAAGTTGGTCGGTTCTTCCGATGATTACCTTCCGTTGAAAACCATCAGAGTAGATCCCGGATATCAACAAGTATTTGATCTTGAAGTCCTGAAGGGTAGGTTCTTTAGTGATTCACTGGATCATAATGACGACTTGAAAGTGGTCATTAATGAAGCGGCGTTGAAGTCTTGGGGTGTTGAAGATTTGGAAGGAATGAGCATTGAAGCGGAACCGCGGGGCCGTTCGGAGGAACGAAAGTTCAGAGTCATTGGGGTGGTCAAAGACTTTCATTATGAGCACTTATCTCAGGCGATCCAACCTTTAGTTATGCCCTACTTTTATTATGAGGATACTGATATTCAGGTCCGGCATGCGCCTGGGAAGGAAAAAGAAACGATGGAACTGCTGGAACAACTTTACCACCAAGTAAATACGGCAGGATTCTTTCAGGCCACCAGATTTGAAGATCAGGTTTCGCAGCAATACCTCAAGGAAAAAAAGACCAACAAGATCTACCTGTCCTTTGGGATTGTTACCTTGTTTTTGTCATGCCTGTCCATGTTCACGTTCACTTTTCACGAAACGAAGAGAAGGACCAAGGAAATTGGTATTCGAAAGGTCAATGGTGCCACGATCCCGAATATTTTTCAAATGCTTACCAGTTCCTTTTTAACAACCATAGGCATTGCCTTTCTCATCTCATGCCCGATAGTGGCCTATTTTATGAACCAATGGCTAACCAATTTTGCCAATAGAATTTCGCTGGACTGGTGGGTATTTCTGGGAATCGGAGTGACAGTAGCCGGACTGGCTTTGTTGGTCATTACCTGGCATGTACTCAAGGTTGCCAGAATCAATCCGGTGGAAACGTTGCGATATGAGTGA
- a CDS encoding sugar kinase, translating to MDFEKVIIIRDKTRLEQLIERFNSKAQARFYLEQSGGDFQFYEDEHIRFYEVLKQTQETVSLRWKTKVIDRSFLPTYLFSEQDLIMVIGQDGLVANTAKYVKSLPVVAINPNPDQYDGILLPYQVDTVQKALQDLVQDQHHIKRVTLAEALLSDGQRLLAFNDFYLGAASHVSSRYEISYKGKTELQSSSGILISTGVGSTGWLSSVFNMARNIRGDQNGKIPQTQLGWEDEKLVFVVREPFLSKTTGTNIGYGNIYQGNPLKVTSQMPSNGVIFSDGIESDFMAFNAGSTVTFGIAQEKAHLVF from the coding sequence ATGGATTTTGAAAAAGTCATCATTATCCGGGATAAAACCAGGCTTGAGCAATTGATCGAACGATTCAATTCTAAAGCTCAGGCTCGGTTTTATTTGGAACAGTCTGGCGGAGATTTTCAGTTTTATGAAGATGAGCACATTCGCTTTTATGAAGTGCTGAAGCAAACACAGGAAACCGTCAGTCTACGATGGAAAACTAAGGTCATTGATCGTTCTTTTCTACCTACTTACCTGTTTTCTGAACAAGATCTGATCATGGTAATTGGTCAGGATGGGTTGGTAGCCAATACGGCGAAATATGTCAAATCATTACCTGTTGTTGCCATCAATCCAAATCCCGACCAGTATGATGGGATCCTGCTTCCTTATCAAGTGGACACGGTTCAGAAAGCGCTACAGGATTTGGTACAGGATCAGCATCATATTAAGCGCGTGACCTTGGCAGAGGCCTTGCTGAGTGACGGTCAACGATTATTAGCTTTCAATGATTTCTATTTGGGAGCCGCATCTCATGTTTCTTCCAGATATGAAATTAGCTATAAGGGTAAAACAGAGCTTCAATCTTCGAGTGGTATCCTTATTTCTACGGGTGTGGGTTCCACGGGCTGGTTAAGTTCTGTGTTCAACATGGCCAGAAATATCCGTGGAGATCAAAATGGAAAGATTCCACAAACGCAATTGGGTTGGGAAGATGAAAAGTTGGTCTTTGTGGTAAGAGAACCCTTTCTAAGCAAGACAACAGGAACCAATATTGGTTATGGGAATATTTACCAGGGCAACCCACTGAAAGTCACCTCCCAGATGCCTTCGAATGGTGTTATCTTCAGTGATGGCATTGAGTCCGATTTCATGGCTTTCAATGCGGGGAGCACGGTAACTTTCGGTATCGCCCAGGAGAAAGCCCATTTAGTGTTTTAG
- a CDS encoding SPFH domain-containing protein, whose amino-acid sequence MNHVILYKNGQVIKEGRGLAFFYFAANSSIVSIPMESNDFQFVFKESTKDYQEVTIQGQITYKVIAPKQLAESLDFTVNSKGQYLKDDYEKIQQRIINEAQTASASVIQGLNVKEALRRLQGIEEHIFKSVQQSKTVNMLGLEVMSVNVLGVTPNPDMARALEAQTRESLQKEADQAIYERRNFAVEQERVIKESELSTEIAVEEKQKQIAEKQMETKVVKQENDQQLQEMKMKSNISLEEQKQMLIDLKVKNEKKQADANEYVLSASLRPYQSLDWKTLMAINSKGIQAKDNIALAFRELAENAEKIGSINISPELLESIMNTKK is encoded by the coding sequence ATGAACCATGTCATTCTCTACAAGAATGGCCAGGTCATCAAAGAGGGCAGGGGCCTGGCGTTTTTCTACTTCGCCGCCAATTCTTCCATTGTTTCCATACCCATGGAAAGTAATGATTTTCAATTTGTCTTCAAGGAGTCCACCAAAGACTATCAGGAAGTCACAATACAAGGCCAGATTACTTACAAAGTGATTGCTCCCAAACAACTAGCCGAGAGCCTTGATTTTACGGTGAATAGCAAAGGTCAATATTTGAAAGATGATTATGAGAAAATACAGCAACGGATCATCAATGAAGCACAAACAGCGAGTGCCAGTGTGATCCAGGGCCTTAATGTAAAGGAAGCACTGCGTCGGTTGCAAGGCATTGAGGAGCATATCTTCAAGAGTGTGCAGCAATCCAAAACGGTGAATATGCTGGGTCTGGAGGTAATGAGTGTCAATGTATTGGGAGTAACTCCGAATCCTGATATGGCGCGTGCGCTGGAGGCGCAAACCCGAGAATCCCTGCAGAAAGAAGCAGACCAGGCGATATACGAGCGCCGGAACTTTGCCGTAGAGCAGGAACGGGTCATCAAAGAAAGTGAACTGAGCACGGAGATTGCTGTCGAAGAGAAACAAAAGCAAATTGCTGAAAAACAAATGGAAACCAAGGTGGTCAAGCAGGAGAACGATCAGCAATTGCAGGAGATGAAGATGAAATCCAATATTTCTTTGGAGGAACAAAAGCAAATGCTCATTGACTTGAAGGTCAAGAATGAGAAGAAACAGGCTGATGCGAATGAGTACGTACTCTCTGCTTCTCTAAGACCTTATCAATCACTCGATTGGAAGACATTGATGGCCATCAATTCAAAAGGAATCCAGGCCAAGGATAACATTGCCCTGGCCTTTAGAGAATTGGCTGAAAATGCCGAGAAAATTGGTAGCATCAACATCTCTCCTGAGTTGCTGGAGTCAATCATGAATACCAAAAAGTAA
- a CDS encoding DPP IV N-terminal domain-containing protein, producing MKQFIALILVCFLAFSVNAQNARLLTLDLIYDPSEFQQSYQPPAKWIEQGESYIIIEGNESGENEMIRYRSSNADRSVFLSSAQLTPAGQDTPLWIEEFSLSNDESKVLIFTNSKRVWRSNTKGDYWVYDFKTNQLSQLGADFPTSSLMFAKFSNDNSYAAYVVDFNLYKEDFTSGAVAQLTTDGTTDIINGTFDWVYEEEFGCRDGFRWSPDASRIAYWQLDASSIGVFNMINNTDSVYSQIVPVQYPKVGQDPSSAKIGLVDTKTGSTNWIALEGSTIQNYLPAMQWIDEDRLLIQQLNRKQNHLKIWIHRPSSQETTLLYEETEESWVDIQYPDISSSHWGDNDLKLVDGGKSVLRMTEDNWRNAYKVNLASGTKTLVSPGSYDVASVAGNNNKSLYYLASPDNTTQRYLYSVDLKGKKRDNRLTPATYEGINNYDISPNGKYAFHTHTSAMHPGSVRLISLPDHKTIRTILDNNSYVEELKGLALPEVEFFQVETEDGILVDGRMIKPLNFDASSKYPVIFHLYGEPWGQQATDAYVGLWNIMLAQQGYVVIAIDPRGTPLLKGSDWRKSIYRQIGRVNIKDMAQAAIEIAKFPYIDEDRVGVWGWSGGGSSTLNLMFQYPDIFHTGVSVAPVAYQLTYDNIYQERYMGLPQENREDFIAGSPITHAKNLKGKLLLVHGTGDDNVHYQNMEMLVDELISHNKQFQMMAYPNRSHGIYEGRNTRRHLYTMIYQFFRDNLPVE from the coding sequence ATGAAACAATTCATCGCCCTGATTTTAGTATGCTTCCTTGCATTCTCGGTAAATGCCCAAAACGCACGTTTACTCACCCTGGATCTCATTTACGATCCTTCTGAATTTCAGCAATCTTATCAACCTCCGGCAAAATGGATTGAACAGGGTGAGTCCTACATCATCATTGAGGGGAATGAAAGCGGTGAAAATGAAATGATCCGTTACCGTTCATCGAATGCGGATCGGTCTGTCTTTCTATCCAGCGCACAACTCACTCCTGCTGGTCAGGATACACCGCTCTGGATTGAGGAGTTTTCGCTCTCCAATGATGAGAGCAAAGTATTGATCTTCACCAACTCCAAAAGGGTTTGGCGTTCCAATACCAAAGGTGACTATTGGGTATATGATTTCAAGACCAATCAACTCTCTCAATTGGGAGCAGATTTCCCCACTTCCTCACTCATGTTTGCCAAATTCTCCAATGACAACAGCTACGCGGCTTATGTGGTGGACTTCAACCTTTATAAAGAAGATTTCACCTCCGGAGCCGTTGCTCAGTTGACGACTGATGGCACCACAGACATCATCAATGGCACTTTTGATTGGGTCTATGAAGAGGAATTTGGTTGCAGAGATGGCTTCAGATGGAGTCCTGATGCTTCCAGGATCGCCTATTGGCAGTTGGATGCTTCCTCTATCGGTGTTTTCAACATGATCAATAATACTGATTCGGTGTATTCTCAAATTGTTCCTGTCCAATATCCCAAAGTAGGACAAGACCCTTCTTCTGCAAAGATCGGGCTGGTAGATACGAAAACGGGCAGTACCAATTGGATAGCGCTGGAAGGAAGTACTATACAAAATTACCTACCGGCCATGCAGTGGATCGATGAGGACCGATTGCTGATCCAACAACTGAACCGGAAACAAAATCATCTTAAAATCTGGATCCATCGACCATCATCGCAAGAAACGACCTTGCTATATGAAGAAACAGAGGAAAGCTGGGTCGACATTCAGTATCCCGACATTTCTAGTTCGCATTGGGGCGATAATGATTTGAAATTAGTTGACGGAGGTAAATCTGTCCTGAGAATGACCGAAGACAATTGGAGGAATGCTTATAAAGTAAACCTGGCTTCCGGAACTAAAACATTGGTTTCTCCAGGAAGCTACGATGTTGCCTCTGTGGCAGGAAACAATAATAAGTCACTTTATTATCTCGCTTCGCCGGACAACACCACCCAACGATACCTTTATTCAGTTGACCTGAAAGGAAAAAAACGCGACAATCGCCTTACTCCTGCTACCTACGAGGGCATCAATAACTACGACATTTCTCCTAATGGTAAATACGCTTTCCATACCCATACCAGCGCCATGCATCCCGGAAGTGTGAGGCTGATTTCTTTGCCTGATCACAAGACGATCCGTACGATTTTAGATAATAATTCGTATGTCGAAGAGCTCAAGGGCCTGGCATTGCCTGAAGTTGAGTTCTTTCAGGTCGAAACAGAAGATGGCATCTTAGTCGACGGAAGAATGATCAAACCCCTCAATTTCGATGCATCGTCTAAATACCCGGTAATCTTCCACTTGTACGGAGAACCATGGGGACAGCAAGCGACCGATGCTTATGTTGGTCTATGGAACATCATGCTGGCACAACAAGGGTATGTAGTGATCGCGATCGATCCGCGGGGTACTCCCCTCTTGAAAGGTTCTGACTGGAGAAAATCAATCTATCGTCAGATCGGAAGGGTGAATATCAAAGACATGGCACAAGCGGCGATTGAGATTGCAAAATTCCCTTATATCGATGAAGATCGTGTTGGCGTATGGGGATGGAGCGGTGGAGGATCTTCCACCCTCAATTTGATGTTCCAATATCCTGACATCTTCCATACGGGGGTTTCTGTTGCGCCAGTGGCTTACCAGTTGACCTATGACAACATCTATCAGGAAAGGTACATGGGACTGCCTCAAGAAAACAGAGAAGACTTTATTGCTGGCTCACCCATCACGCACGCGAAAAACCTGAAAGGCAAATTGTTACTCGTACACGGTACGGGAGACGATAACGTTCATTATCAAAATATGGAAATGCTTGTCGATGAGCTGATCAGTCACAACAAGCAATTTCAAATGATGGCTTATCCGAATCGTTCTCATGGCATTTATGAAGGCAGGAACACCAGACGCCATCTCTACACGATGATCTATCAATTCTTCCGGGATAATTTACCTGTGGAATAA